A stretch of Haemophilus influenzae DNA encodes these proteins:
- the rlmKL gene encoding bifunctional 23S rRNA (guanine(2069)-N(7))-methyltransferase RlmK/23S rRNA (guanine(2445)-N(2))-methyltransferase RlmL yields the protein MKQLFATTSRGFEELLKVELTELGAQEAKVVQGGVHYQADDETLYRTLLWSRLASRILFPLIETKIYSDLDLYAAVSGFNWLGLFDERVTFFVDFNGTNQEIRHTQFGAMRVKDGIVDYFERQGKARPDVDKIQPDVRIHAYLNRENLVISLDLSGEALHLRGYREDAGQAPLRETLAAAIVLRSGWQVGSPLVDPMCGSGTLLIEAAQMEAKIAPQLYRLHWGFDFWKAHNQSAWEKVKNEAIELAEEKQREIQPHFYGFDLDHRVLKKAQKNAQNAGVSHLIKWQQGDVAALKNPRLNEVGTVICNPPYGERLGTTPALIALYSVFGQRLKKEFCGWNVSVFSSESTLLDCLRMRASRQFKAKNGPLDCVQKNYQVSERKSDEITAENELEFNRTSEVATDFANRLQKNIKKISKWAKQQGLDAYRLYDADLPEYNLAVDRYADYIVVQEYAAPKNIDENKARQRLLDAVTATLHVTGVETNKLILKVRQKQKGTNQYEKLANKGEYFYVNEYGAQLWVNLTDYLDTGLFLDHRLTRKMIGALAKGKDFLNLFAYTGSATVHAALGGAKSTTTVDMSNTYLNWAEQNLILNDIEGKQHKLIQADCLQWLEKCDRQFDLIFVDPPTFSNSKRMEDSWDVQRDHVKLMRNLKRVLSNNGTIVFSNNKRGFKMNLVALEELGLSAVEISHKTLPLDFERNKQIHNCWMIQHI from the coding sequence ATGAAACAATTATTTGCAACGACTTCTCGTGGCTTTGAAGAATTATTAAAAGTTGAACTCACTGAACTTGGTGCGCAAGAGGCAAAAGTGGTTCAAGGTGGCGTTCATTATCAAGCAGATGACGAAACTTTATACCGCACTTTACTTTGGTCACGCCTTGCTTCACGCATTTTATTTCCTTTGATTGAAACTAAAATTTACAGTGATTTGGATCTTTATGCGGCTGTTTCAGGCTTTAATTGGTTAGGGCTATTTGATGAAAGAGTTACATTCTTTGTCGATTTTAATGGAACCAACCAAGAAATTCGTCATACTCAATTTGGTGCGATGCGCGTTAAAGATGGAATTGTCGATTACTTTGAACGTCAAGGTAAAGCTCGTCCCGATGTAGATAAAATTCAGCCGGACGTGCGTATCCATGCTTATTTGAATCGTGAAAATTTAGTGATTTCTTTAGATTTAAGTGGGGAAGCATTACATTTACGAGGCTATCGTGAAGATGCAGGTCAAGCTCCTTTACGTGAAACTCTAGCTGCGGCAATTGTTCTGCGTTCAGGTTGGCAAGTGGGTTCTCCATTAGTAGATCCAATGTGTGGCTCTGGCACGCTTTTAATTGAGGCGGCACAAATGGAAGCCAAAATTGCACCGCAACTTTATCGTTTACATTGGGGATTTGATTTTTGGAAAGCGCATAATCAATCGGCTTGGGAAAAAGTAAAAAATGAAGCGATTGAATTAGCAGAAGAAAAACAACGTGAAATTCAACCGCACTTTTATGGATTTGACCTCGATCACCGCGTATTAAAAAAGGCGCAAAAGAATGCACAAAATGCAGGTGTTTCACATTTAATTAAATGGCAGCAAGGTGATGTTGCAGCGTTGAAAAATCCTCGTTTAAATGAAGTCGGTACGGTTATCTGTAATCCACCTTATGGGGAACGCTTAGGCACAACCCCAGCATTGATCGCGCTCTATTCTGTATTTGGGCAAAGACTTAAAAAAGAATTTTGTGGTTGGAATGTTTCTGTTTTTAGTAGCGAATCCACATTACTTGATTGTTTGAGAATGCGTGCCAGCCGACAGTTTAAAGCCAAAAATGGCCCATTAGATTGTGTGCAGAAGAATTATCAAGTTTCAGAACGAAAATCTGACGAAATTACCGCTGAAAATGAACTAGAATTTAACCGCACTTCGGAGGTTGCAACCGATTTTGCTAATCGATTACAAAAAAATATTAAGAAAATTAGTAAATGGGCAAAGCAACAAGGATTAGACGCTTATCGTTTATATGATGCCGATTTGCCAGAATATAATTTAGCCGTTGATCGTTATGCAGATTACATTGTTGTGCAAGAATATGCAGCACCGAAAAATATTGATGAAAATAAAGCGCGTCAGCGTTTGTTAGATGCGGTTACTGCAACTTTGCACGTTACAGGTGTAGAAACGAATAAGTTGATCCTCAAAGTTCGTCAGAAACAAAAAGGTACTAACCAATATGAGAAATTAGCCAATAAAGGCGAATACTTTTATGTGAATGAATATGGCGCGCAGCTTTGGGTAAATTTGACAGATTATTTAGACACGGGCTTATTTTTAGATCACCGTTTAACAAGAAAAATGATTGGAGCGTTGGCAAAAGGTAAAGATTTCTTAAATTTATTTGCTTATACTGGTTCTGCAACTGTTCATGCGGCACTTGGTGGCGCTAAATCGACAACGACCGTTGATATGTCCAATACTTATCTTAATTGGGCGGAGCAAAATCTTATTTTGAATGATATTGAAGGTAAACAACATAAATTAATTCAAGCAGATTGCCTTCAATGGTTAGAAAAATGTGATCGTCAATTTGATTTGATATTTGTGGATCCACCGACGTTTTCAAATTCTAAACGTATGGAAGACAGTTGGGATGTGCAACGAGATCATGTGAAATTAATGCGCAATCTAAAACGAGTTTTGTCGAATAATGGCACAATTGTTTTCTCGAATAATAAACGTGGATTCAAAATGAATTTAGTTGCGTTGGAAGAATTAGGTTTAAGTGCGGTAGAAATTTCGCATAAAACCTTACCGTTAGATTTTGAACGTAATAAACAAATTCATAATTGTTGGATGATTCAACATATATAA